Proteins from a single region of Hymenobacter sp. GOD-10R:
- a CDS encoding serine hydrolase → MCCPVTSFSSSAYSLPSLMTLSCSSFWRRTAGAALTLLLGICSALQAQSTPDSIDRLVLRAMRQRHIPGLQLAVVRQGHLVKLGNYGLANVQDSVPVTTRTRFFLNSITKAFVGVAAMQLVEAGKLDLAAPVGRYLPTLPASWHPVTIRQLLTHTSGLPDILPEDALVTENNEQAAWAQVQTQPLDFLPGQQFAYNQTNYLLLGRLLEQLSGQPFPQLIQQRQLDVVGMPRTSVGDAHEVLPQGARGYTYNQYVDGQLRRSAQLQNLFEVFPPSLRPAAGMSSTAEEMARWLIALQQGKLLHATSLPTLWTPGRLTDGSQRSFGGKLTGYALGWPTVDRPEHPAVAPVGGGRSAVFVYPQDELAIVVLTNLQGANPERFVDALAACYLPDMRVADGFGLPPTLRALHRTLRQRGFSHLQEEVKKARRRDPAYALPEAAVNAWGYSLVEQGQLTDALAVFQLNVHLYPASANTYDSLAETYAALGNRKLATQHYTRALQLNPKNRTAAAYLQQP, encoded by the coding sequence TTGTGTTGTCCTGTCACCTCCTTTTCCTCTTCCGCTTATTCGCTCCCCTCCCTTATGACGCTTTCCTGCTCTTCCTTTTGGCGGCGCACGGCTGGTGCCGCCCTGACCCTGCTACTCGGGATCTGTTCCGCGCTACAAGCCCAATCCACCCCTGACAGCATCGACCGGCTGGTGCTGCGCGCCATGCGACAACGCCACATCCCCGGCCTGCAGCTAGCCGTGGTGCGCCAGGGTCACCTCGTAAAGCTGGGCAACTATGGCCTGGCTAATGTGCAGGACTCGGTACCGGTCACCACGCGCACCCGCTTTTTCCTCAACTCCATCACTAAAGCGTTCGTGGGTGTAGCGGCCATGCAGCTAGTCGAAGCTGGCAAGCTCGACTTGGCCGCCCCGGTGGGGCGCTACCTGCCCACGCTGCCCGCCAGCTGGCACCCGGTGACCATCCGGCAGCTGCTCACGCACACCTCCGGCCTGCCCGACATTCTGCCCGAGGACGCCCTGGTCACGGAGAACAATGAGCAAGCGGCCTGGGCGCAGGTGCAAACCCAACCGCTGGACTTCCTGCCCGGGCAGCAGTTCGCCTACAACCAAACTAACTACCTGCTGCTGGGTCGTCTGCTCGAGCAGCTCAGTGGCCAGCCCTTTCCCCAACTCATCCAGCAGCGGCAGCTTGATGTGGTGGGCATGCCCCGCACCAGCGTTGGCGACGCGCATGAGGTGCTGCCCCAGGGGGCGCGCGGCTACACCTATAACCAGTACGTCGACGGGCAGCTGCGCCGCAGCGCGCAGCTGCAAAACCTCTTCGAAGTCTTCCCGCCTTCGCTGCGCCCGGCGGCGGGCATGAGTTCTACGGCCGAAGAAATGGCGCGCTGGCTGATCGCGTTGCAACAGGGTAAGCTGCTGCACGCGACCAGCCTGCCCACGCTCTGGACGCCCGGCCGCCTTACCGACGGCTCGCAGCGCAGCTTTGGCGGCAAGCTCACCGGCTACGCCCTGGGCTGGCCCACCGTGGACCGCCCCGAGCACCCGGCCGTCGCCCCCGTGGGCGGGGGCCGCTCGGCCGTGTTTGTCTACCCCCAGGACGAGCTGGCCATCGTGGTGCTGACCAACCTGCAGGGCGCCAACCCCGAGCGCTTTGTCGACGCGCTGGCCGCCTGCTACCTGCCCGATATGCGCGTGGCCGATGGCTTTGGCCTGCCGCCCACCTTGCGGGCTCTCCACCGCACCCTGCGCCAGCGCGGCTTTTCCCACCTGCAGGAAGAGGTCAAGAAAGCCCGCCGGCGTGACCCAGCCTACGCCCTGCCGGAAGCGGCGGTTAACGCCTGGGGCTATTCTTTAGTGGAGCAAGGGCAGCTGACCGACGCGCTGGCCGTGTTTCAGCTCAACGTGCACCTGTACCCGGCCAGCGCCAACACCTACGACAGCCTGGCCGAGACCTATGCCGCGCTGGGCAACAGGAAGCTGGCCACCCAGCATTACACCCGAGCCCTGCAGTTGAATCCAAAGAACCGCACCGCCGCCGCGTACCTACAGCAGCCGTGA
- a CDS encoding recombinase family protein: MDYVLYLRASTQRQGQSGLGLEGQRLIAHRFLQEGDRIVAEYIEVESGRNHDRPEMAKAIAQTHQAGATLLVAEMSRLARSVYFTSKLMEERVRFKACDIATADEFTINILAAVAQKGAKDISESTKRGLAAKKARGFTLGTPANFTADSRALGRAVVQRNAQEAVPNKQARRLALLLRRDGHTLEAIAAELNTHGYRTRRGKLFHKTSVLRLVQGSPREAT, translated from the coding sequence ATGGATTATGTACTCTACCTGCGCGCCTCCACCCAGCGTCAAGGGCAAAGCGGCCTCGGGCTGGAAGGCCAGCGCCTGATTGCCCACCGCTTCCTGCAGGAGGGTGACCGCATCGTGGCGGAATACATCGAAGTGGAGAGTGGGCGCAACCACGACCGGCCCGAGATGGCTAAGGCCATCGCTCAGACCCACCAAGCGGGGGCGACGCTCTTGGTGGCCGAGATGTCGCGCTTAGCCCGCAGTGTGTACTTCACCTCCAAGCTGATGGAGGAGCGGGTGCGCTTCAAGGCCTGCGACATCGCCACCGCCGACGAGTTCACCATCAACATTCTGGCGGCCGTGGCCCAGAAGGGCGCCAAGGATATCTCCGAGTCTACCAAGCGGGGCCTGGCCGCCAAGAAGGCCCGCGGCTTTACCTTGGGTACGCCCGCCAACTTCACCGCCGACTCGCGGGCACTGGGCCGGGCCGTGGTGCAGCGCAACGCCCAAGAAGCGGTGCCCAATAAACAGGCCCGGCGCCTAGCCTTGCTGCTACGCCGCGATGGGCACACTCTAGAGGCTATTGCCGCCGAGCTCAACACCCATGGGTATCGCACCCGTCGTGGTAAGCTGTTTCATAAAACCAGCGTATTGCGCCTCGTACAAGGCTCGCCCCGAGAGGCTACCTAA
- a CDS encoding recombinase family protein: MSTRYVPYYRVSTVRQGQSGLGLEAQQAAVRAFVPDPAQLLPAFTEVESGSKNQRPQLAAAIAAAREQGATLLIAKLDRLSRNAGFILTLRDSGVSFVCCDMPDANTLTVGLFAVIAQHERELISKRTKDALAAKKARGAVLGTPANMTSAATEKGLLVRQQNARDYQPSKQAARLAGLLHAQGYTLYQIAEELNTAGYRTRRGQRFLPMTVHRLLKR, encoded by the coding sequence ATGAGTACCCGCTACGTGCCCTACTACCGCGTCTCCACCGTTCGCCAAGGCCAATCCGGCCTGGGCCTCGAGGCCCAGCAAGCCGCCGTGCGGGCGTTCGTGCCGGATCCCGCCCAGCTGCTCCCCGCCTTTACCGAAGTAGAAAGCGGCAGCAAGAACCAGCGCCCCCAACTCGCTGCCGCCATCGCCGCCGCCCGGGAACAGGGGGCCACGCTGCTCATCGCCAAGCTCGACCGCCTCAGCCGCAACGCGGGCTTTATCCTCACCCTACGTGACTCGGGCGTCAGCTTCGTCTGCTGCGACATGCCTGATGCTAATACCTTAACCGTTGGCCTATTTGCCGTGATTGCCCAGCATGAGCGCGAGCTGATTTCCAAGCGCACCAAAGATGCCTTGGCCGCCAAGAAAGCACGCGGCGCCGTGCTCGGTACGCCGGCTAACATGACGAGCGCCGCCACCGAGAAAGGCTTACTGGTCCGGCAACAGAATGCCCGCGACTATCAGCCCAGCAAGCAAGCGGCCCGCCTCGCGGGCTTGCTGCACGCACAAGGGTACACGCTTTACCAGATCGCGGAGGAGTTGAACACGGCCGGCTACCGCACCCGCCGCGGCCAACGCTTCTTACCCATGACCGTGCACCGATTGCTGAAGCGCTAA